TCTCCTCGATGAAGCGCCAGATGTTCTCCAGAACGACGATAGCGTCGTCGATCACGATGCCCACGGCGAGGGTCAGGGCGAGGAGCGTGATCCGGTTGATCGTGAAGCCCGCGAGGTAGAGCGCCGTGAACGTGGCGACGATCGACGTCGGGATCGCGACCGCGGCGATGAGCGTGGCCCGCAGGTTCGCCATGAAAAGAAGGACGACGATGCTGGCGAGCACGGCACCGAGGACCATGTGCCCTTGTACCTCGGCCGTGGCTTCGCGGATGAAGTGCGACCAGTCGCGCGTCACCTCGACGCGCACGTCCGGCGGAAGATCGTCCCGCACGGCACCGAGCCGCTCGTAAATGGCATCCACGACGGCCACCGTGTTCGCCCCGCTCTGCTTGCGAATCGAAAGCGTGACCGCCGGAACGCCGTTGTACCGCGAGAGGCTGCGAGGCTCCACGGTTCCGTCGACGACCTTCGCCACGTCCCGCACCCGCACGACGCGCCCCCCGACGTTCGCCACCTGCACGTCGAGAAACTCCTCGACCCGATCGAAGCGACCGAGCGTCCGGACGGCCGTTTCGCGCGAACCCGTGACGAGTCGACCGCCGGGAATCTCGACGTTCTGCGAGGCGAGAGCCCGGCCCACCTCGTCGACGGTGAGGCCGTAAGCGGCGAGCCGGTCGGCATCGACGTAAACCTGCACTTCCCGCTCGCGACCGCCGAGCATTCGGATGGCGCCCACCCCGAGCACGCCCTCCAGAGGTTCTTTCACTCGCTTTTTGGCGATTTCCGTGAGCTCTCTCAGGCTTCGCGGTCCCGTCACGGTCAGCAGCATGATCGGCGTCGCGTCCATGTCGAACTTTTCGACGATGGGCGGGTCCGTGCCTTCCGGAAGCTGGTCGAGAATCGTGGCCACCTTGTCGCGAACGTCCTGCGCAGCCGCATCGAGCGGCCGCTCGAGGTCGAAAATGACGACGACACGAGAGAAGCCCTCGAGCGTCGTCGAGCGAAGCTCGTCGATGCCGCTGATCGTGTTGACGGCTTCTTCGATGGGCTTGGTGACCCGTGTTTCCATCTCCTCCGGGCCGGCACCGACGAGCGTGGTCGTGATCGTGACGGTCGGAATGTCGACCCGCGGGAAGAGATCGACGCCGAGACGCGAATACGAGACGAGGCCGAGAACCACGAGGCTCGCGATCAGCATGGTGGCGAAGACCGGCCGGCGCAGACAGAGGTCGGAAAGAATCACGACGGAGTCTCCTCCCCGGCACCCCGGTCGACCACGACAGCCACGCCGTCACGCAGCCGCTCGAGATGCGAAACGGCGACGATCTCCCCGGCCCGAAGGCCGTTTCGCACCACGATGTCCTCGCCCAGGTCCATCCCCAATTCCACGACCCGCGACTCCACCCGGCTCTGGGGGCCTATCACGAAGACACGCTCGGTCCCCGCGAGAGAGGAAACGGCGGAGCGCGGAACCACGACGGCGGCGACCACGCCGAACTCGATGGTCGCCCGGGCAAACTGACCCGGCCGCAGTTTGCCGTCCGAGTTCGGCACGAGTGCCTCGACCGGAAGTGTCCGTGTCCGGGCATCCAGGGACGCGCCCACTCGGGCGATCCGTGCTTCGAACTCCTGTCCCGGGAAGGCGTCGGTCGCCACCCGAACGGGAAGCCCCGGTCGGATCCTCCCACTCGCACGCTCGGGGACTTCGAGCCTGAGTTCGAGTTCCCGGCTCTGGACGAGTTCGAGGAGAGGCTGTCCCGGCGTCACGAACGTTCCCACGGACACCCAGCGAGACGAGACCTCTCCGGCGAAAGGCGCCAGAATCCGAGTGTCGGAAAGGGCCTTCTCGGCGAGTGCGAGCTGGGAGGCCGCCGCCTCCACGTTCGCCTCCGCTACGGCCAATTCCGCGGAGACACGGTCGAACTCTCCGGGCGGGACGACTTCTTTTCTCCGAAGTTCTCGCATCCTTTCGTGATCCCGGCGTACCCGTGCAAGCACGGCCCGTGCCTGTTCGAGAGCCGCGCGCGCGGCGTCGCGCCGGAGCAGGAAGGTTCGGTCGTCGAGCTCCACGAGCACGGCCCCCGCCTCCACGGAATCGCCGAGATCCGCGTGGAGGGCCCGGACCGTTCCTGCGACCTCGGCCGCCACCGCCACGCGCTCCCGAGCTTCCAGCGTCCCTACCAACTGCAGGACATCGGGTACTTCCGCCGTCCGGGCGCTCGCCACGCGGACGACGACGTGGCTCTCGGTCGCGTCGCGCGACTCCGCCGACCGGCACGCCGTGGCAAGAGCGGCGGCCGCGAGAAAGAGAAGCACCTGTCGTGACCCTTTCAACGTTTCCTTTTCCTGCGGCTCGTGGCCTTTTTCCCGGGGGCCGGAAAGAGCCGGAAGACGAGCTCCTCGAGGCGCTCGATTTCCTCCTCGACGCTCGACGTCTTCGGACGCGTGTGCCGCCGGGTCAGAAAAGCGTGGAGGATCCCGCTCGCCGCGAGAGCCAGCGTCTCCGCGTCTTCCTCGTGCCACGTCCCGTCCTCCATCCCTGCCCTCACCACCTCGGTGAGGAACCCGAGAAACTCCTGGTGTCGCGCGTACGCCCTCTCGCCCAACCCCGTGCGGATGTGCCAAGGGAATCCCTGCGTGGCGCCCAGGTAGACACGAAAGGACGCTTCGTGCTCCTCGAAGTAGCGAAAGACCGTCCCCAGGGCGGCTCCGAGCTTTTCTTTCGGGCTTTGCGCGGCTCGCACTGCCTCTTCCACCCTCCGGAAAAACTCGTCCTGTCGATACTCGACCAGCGCCGCGAAAAGCTCCTCTTTGCTCCCGAACATTTTGTAGAGCGTGGCGAGCGCCACCTCGGCACGCCCCGCGATCTCCTCGACCGACGCGGCCGCGAATCCCCGCTCCGCGAACACCGTCTCCGCAGCTTCGAGGACCCACTGCTTGCGGAAGGCGATTTCCCGCTCGCGGCGGGAAAGGCCCTCGTCGGACCCAGGACCCGCCGGCGCACTGGTCAACGTCTTCTGCACGGCAAAATCTCGCTTCATGTGATGAAACCAGATTCTACATGCTCGGCCCCCCGTACGCCAGCCGCCCCTTGACGGGGGCGTCTTCCCTTCCTACTTAGGGGCGGAGTGGCGGCCACGAGACTGACCGTGAACGTCGACGGGGCCATGGAAAAGGCCACGGGCGTACGGGTGGAGGCCTGCTCGGCGTTCTACGATCCGGAAGACAACGAGGTTCGGGTGTTCGCCGAGCTTGCCGCCGAGGGGCAAACCCCGGTGGATCAGTTCCGCGGGTTTCACGCCGCTCTGTACGACGAGGAGGGCACGTTGCTCGGAACCGACGCCGACTCCTGGGTCGAGTTCGGGCTCCGCAGGACGGTTCAACTGAACTTCTACGACGTGTGCGGGAGACCGGCGCGGGTCAAGGTGTTTCCCACGGCGAGCCCCTGAATCGCCCCGAGCAGCAGGAGCCCTTCGGGAGTCGACCCGAAAGAACGGGCGCCGGTCGAGCCGCGCCCGCTATTCTCTCGCGGCCTCCCGGAAGACCTCCTCCGCCACGCGGGTGGCCATGGCGGCCACGGGCCACCCCCCGTAGTGCGCGAGGTGCAGGATGACTTCGCGGATCTCTTCCTGCGTGACCCCGACGCGGAGAGCACCCCGAAGGTGAAGTCGCAGCTCCTGCTCCCGCCCGAGAACCACGAGCGCCGCCACGGTTACGAGCGAGCGGTCCCGCAGGGCGAGGCCGGGGCGACTCCAGACATCCCCGAACAGGTTGCCTATCGTGATGCGTGAAAAGTCGTCCCGGAGCGTTTTCGGGTCGAGCTTCCAGCCCATGAGCTTTTCGAAGGTAGCCGCCCCTTTCTCGATGCTTTCGTCCGTCGGCACGAAGATCCTCCTTTCGCTGCTCGCCCGAAACGAGAGTCCTCCCCCGCCCGCCGGGACCCGGATCGAAGCGCCTGACCGGAGCACGTCCAACCAGCGACGTTCTCCCGCCCCCGCCGAGACCCGGAAGCAAGAGCGCGGCGGGGCCGCCGGCGGGCCCGAACGAGCCAGGCCTATCGCTTTCGGGTCCCGGCCTTGCGGATGGCCTTGGCGGCCGTCGCGGCGTCTTTTTCGTTCGCGAAACCGAAGACCGCCGAGAACTTCCGCCCTACGGTTTCCGCCATCAGAAACGAGACGTTCACCCCGGCATCCGCAATGGCCCGCGCCATCCTGGCACCGAGTCCCGGGCGATCGTCGCCCTCGACGAGAAGGCACGCAATCGGAGACGCCGCGAGATTCGCGCCCCGGGCGGCCTCCGTGGCCTTTTTTCCCGTGATCGGATAAACCTCGATCGCCGCTCGACTCGGGTCCCCGGGGAAAGCGTAGCCCATGACCACCCTGAGGTTGGCCCCGGCCTGTGCGAGAGGCTCGAGGACCTCGGCGAGGACGCCGGGGCGGTTCGACACTTCGGTTCGCCAGAGGGTGATCTTCTTCACGCTCAGTGCCATGGCTCGTCCCTCCTTCGCGCCGTATGCTACAACGAGGCGGGCCTGCGTGTCACGACTCCCCTTCCGCGGGAAAACACGCTATCGGGAAGCCGACGAAAGTCCTCTCTGCGGTCGGCCCAGGCGGGAACCTTCCACCGGAACCGGACGATGAAGCCACGACGACGGGGGTGGATGCTCCTCCTACTCGCCTTGCCCGTGGGAGTCCTCTCTGCTCGGGCAAACCCCTCTCCTCCCGAGAGGCGCGTGGAACTTCCCCTCCGGTTCGACCCGGATTTCCTCCAGAACCTCCTGCAAAAGCAGATTTTCTCCGGTCCCGACGCCACGGTCGAGCTCGTCGCCGACGACCTCGGTTGCAACGCCATCGTTCTCTCCGAGCCGGAGGCGGAGTTCCGCCCGCCGCACCTTCGCGTGCTCAGCCGCGCCGAAGCGCGTGTGGGCACGCCCGTCGGAGACCGCTGCCTTTTGCCCTTGCGGTGGTCCGGGTTCGTCGAAGTTCTCGAAGCGCCCCGCGTCGACCCGGAGAGACCGCTGGTGCGATTCGAGGTCGTCGACTCGCAACTTTACGGGCCGGACCGCCGCAAAGCCCTCGTCCGGGACGCCATCTGGAGCCTCGTCAAAGGCTCCGTTCACCCCCACCTTTCGACCTTCCGGATCGACCTGGGCACACCGCTCGAGGAGCTCCGGTCCGTTCTCCCCCTCTTCCTCGCCCGGCAGGAAGCGCTCGCGCTCGACCGCCTCCTCCGCTCCCTGCGGCTTACCCGAGTGACCGTCGAAGAGGAGGCCGTGGTCGCCGTTCTGGAGTTCACGGCGGAAACCTTGCCGCCCACGCCCGTGCCCGAACCCACGCTCCGCCCCGAGGAAATCGAGAGATGGGAGCGTGCGCTCAGGCAGTGGGACGCCTTCCTCACGTTCGTCGTGCTCCACGCGGGGCGGGATACGCAGGTCGCGCGACTCCGCCGCGAACTTCTCGCACTGCTCCTGGACTCCCGGCACGAGATCCTCCAAGCTCTCGCTCCTTCCGAGCCCGCCGCCCCGGACCCGGTTCCGAAGCTCTTCGTGCGCGCCTGGAGCCGGCTCGCACCTCTGCTCCGGGGCATCGCTACCGGGTTGCCCGGAGAGGAGGCGGTCCGGTACCTGAGCTTCGTCGCCGCTGCCGACGCCCTGGTTGCCCTCCAGGAGATCGGTCCGGAAATCGGCGTGGAAATCTCCGCGGACGGGCTACGGAGAATGGCGCGCATCGTCGCTCCGGCCGAGGTCGAGGATCCCCTCGAGTACGACACGGAAGTGAATCCGGAACTGCGCGAGGTGTTCGGCTTCGGTCCTCCGCTACCTCCGCCCGAGCCTCCGATACCTCCGCCCCAGCCTCCGACCGACGGGAGCTGGCTCGGCCCTTTTTTGCGCCAGGCCTGGGCCGCCGGGCCCGACCGGGATCTCAATTCGTGGGTTCCCTCGCGGGAGGACCTCGACGCCTATCTGGCCTCCGTGCACGAGGTTCTTCTCGAAGCGCACGATTCGGCGCTCGCGAGAAAGCCCCTCGAAGACACCTTCCGGCCCCTCTACCGGAACCTCGTTCTCGCCACGGCCTGGCAGGAAAGCTGCTGGCGGCAGTTCGTTCGGGAAGGCAAGGCGATTCGACCCCTTCGGTCTCCGATCGGGTCGGTCGGGATCATGCAGGTCAATCATCGGGTCTGGCGTGGCTTTTACGATCCGCGATGGCTCGAACAGGACATGCGGTACAACGCACGTGCGGGGAGCGAAATCGCCCTCCACTATCTGCGCGACTACGCCATCGCCCGGGGCGAGCACCGCCGCCCCGGGGGACTCGACAACCTGGCGCGCGCCACCTACGCGGCCTACAACGGGGGGCCCGGCCAGCTCGCCAGGTACCGCATTTCCTCGACGCGGAAGACCCTGAGGAAAATCGACGAGCTGTTCTGGAGCAAGTACCAGCGGGTGAAAAACGGAGACGAGCTGGCCGTGCGGGAGTGCTTCGGGTGATGGATTGCCCGGCAAAGTTCGGCTGTGCAAAAGTGCGAAAGAGGCCGGAGAACGAGCTTCCGGGAACGGGGCCGAAAGAGGAGCAAGGCGTCCAGAGAGGAGGAAAGGAGAGATGATCAGCGAGCAGCTCTTGGCACGGGACTTTCTCCGCGTGGCGGAGGCTGCCGCCGTCGCCGCGGCACGGACGATGGGCATGGGGGACAGAAAATACTCGGACCGCGTCGCCGTGGAGGCGATGCGAAAAGCCATGGACGGGCTCCCGATCCGCGGCACGGTGGTGATCGGCGAAGGCGAGCGGGACAAGGCTCCGATGCTCTACATCGGCGAGAAAGTGGGGCGCTGGGAACCCGACGACCCCGAGGTGTCCATTGCCGTGGATCCGCTCGAAGGCACGAACCTCTGCGCCACGGGTAACGCCGGCGCCATCGCGGTCCTCGCGGCCGCCAACGCCGGCGGACTCCTCCACGCGCCCGACTGTTACATGGAGAAAATCATCGTAGGCCCGTCGGCCAAAGGCGCCGTTCACCTGGACGCCCCGGTCGAGGAGAATCTCAAGGCCATCGCCCGCTGCCTCAAGCGGTCGGTGAGCGACCTGCAGGTGGTGGTGCTCGACCGGGAGCGTCACAAAAAGCTCATCGAGGAAATCCGGCGCGCCGGCGCCCGCATCCGCCTGATTTCGGACGGAGACCTCTCCGCCGGGATCACGGCCGCCGTTCGGGGGACCAACGTGCACGCCGTGATGGGAATCGGTGGGGCACCCGAGGGTGTCCTCACGGCCGCCGCGCTGCGCTGCCTGAACGGCGGCATGGAAGCCCGCCTCGTGGTCGGCAGCCCGGAAGAGGAAGAACGCATGAGGAAGATGGGCATCACGGACCCCAAGCGCGTCTACACCGAAGTCGACCTCGCACCGGGCCCGGACATCGTGTTCGTGGCGAGCGGAGTCACGGACGGCACGCTCCTTCGAGGCGTGCGGTTTTTCGGGAACGGCTACCGCGTGCACTCCATGCTGATCTCCTACGGAACCAGGCTCGTCCGGTTCGTCGACTCCATCTACCTGAGCGACGACCCCCGAGGAGTGGTGGAACTCTAGGTCCGGGCACCGACTCCGACCCTCCCATGAATACGATCATCGTGGGCGGCGGCCTCGTGGGCGCCACGCTCGCCGAGCGCCTCGCCCGGGAAGAACACAACGTGACCGTCGTCGAGCGCGACACCGAACGCGCCCGCGAGCTCGCCGCCTCGCTGGACGTCCACGTGATTCCGGGCAACGGAGCCACCGCACCGGTCCTGCGCCGAGCGGGCATCGAGGACGCCGAGCTGCTCATCGCGATCACGGATTCCGACGAGACGAACATGGTCGTCGGCCTCCTCGGAGCCACGCTCTTCCACGTCCCCCGGATCGTCGTCCGGCTTCGCGACAACACGCACGCCGAAGGGTTCGAGCTCATCGCGGGCGAACGCAAGGTGGATTACGTACGGGTGAACCCCGAAGAGGCGACCGTCGACCGCATCTTCTCCCTTCTCGAGGTCCCCGGCGCCGTCGACGTCGCGTCCTTTCTCGGCGGACGGCTTCTCATCGCCGGTTTCCGGATCACGGAAAACTCGGAGTTCGCCGGGCTCGAGGTCTCCACGCACATGAAACTCCTCTTCCCCGACACGCCCACCCTCGTGGCGGCCGTCCACCGGGGAGACGACTGGATCATCCCGCACGCAGGCGAGGAGTTCCGCGTCGGCGACATCATTTACTTCGCGGTTCCGCGCGAAGAACTCGACCACATCGTGGCGCTCGTCGGCAGCCCGCCGCCCAAGGGCCACCGGGTCATGATCGCGGGCGCCGGCTCGATCGGCATCGCGCTCGCGCGGCGGCTCGAGAAGGCCGGGGTGCCGACGGTCCTGGTCGAGGAGTCCGCCGACCTCGCGGAGAAAGCGAGCGAGGTGCTCGAC
The sequence above is a segment of the Candidatus Binatia bacterium genome. Coding sequences within it:
- a CDS encoding resistance-nodulation-cell division efflux membrane fusion protein is translated as MLLFLAAAALATACRSAESRDATESHVVVRVASARTAEVPDVLQLVGTLEARERVAVAAEVAGTVRALHADLGDSVEAGAVLVELDDRTFLLRRDAARAALEQARAVLARVRRDHERMRELRRKEVVPPGEFDRVSAELAVAEANVEAAASQLALAEKALSDTRILAPFAGEVSSRWVSVGTFVTPGQPLLELVQSRELELRLEVPERASGRIRPGLPVRVATDAFPGQEFEARIARVGASLDARTRTLPVEALVPNSDGKLRPGQFARATIEFGVVAAVVVPRSAVSSLAGTERVFVIGPQSRVESRVVELGMDLGEDIVVRNGLRAGEIVAVSHLERLRDGVAVVVDRGAGEETPS
- the trkA gene encoding Trk system potassium transport protein TrkA, which gives rise to MNTIIVGGGLVGATLAERLAREEHNVTVVERDTERARELAASLDVHVIPGNGATAPVLRRAGIEDAELLIAITDSDETNMVVGLLGATLFHVPRIVVRLRDNTHAEGFELIAGERKVDYVRVNPEEATVDRIFSLLEVPGAVDVASFLGGRLLIAGFRITENSEFAGLEVSTHMKLLFPDTPTLVAAVHRGDDWIIPHAGEEFRVGDIIYFAVPREELDHIVALVGSPPPKGHRVMIAGAGSIGIALARRLEKAGVPTVLVEESADLAEKASEVLDKTFVVRGKPTERECLVEENIERVSTFVAVTGDHEVNLVSSLLAKRLGASRAFALVDNPALVNLIGEVGIDAIISPRALAVGMISQHVRRGRVHAGSALIEEEVDVVEVEVDEKSPLISGTIEKLDLPKGVLVIAVRRGDRLWVPQGQDRLEPGDQALLITATDGAKHLDEYLARD
- a CDS encoding fructose-1,6-bisphosphatase; the encoded protein is MISEQLLARDFLRVAEAAAVAAARTMGMGDRKYSDRVAVEAMRKAMDGLPIRGTVVIGEGERDKAPMLYIGEKVGRWEPDDPEVSIAVDPLEGTNLCATGNAGAIAVLAAANAGGLLHAPDCYMEKIIVGPSAKGAVHLDAPVEENLKAIARCLKRSVSDLQVVVLDRERHKKLIEEIRRAGARIRLISDGDLSAGITAAVRGTNVHAVMGIGGAPEGVLTAAALRCLNGGMEARLVVGSPEEEERMRKMGITDPKRVYTEVDLAPGPDIVFVASGVTDGTLLRGVRFFGNGYRVHSMLISYGTRLVRFVDSIYLSDDPRGVVEL